A section of the Anabaena cylindrica PCC 7122 genome encodes:
- the rbfA gene encoding 30S ribosome-binding factor RbfA — MATNRRVSRVAELIKREVSQMLLNGIKDDRVGTGMVSVTDVDVSGDLQHAKIFVSIYGTEEAKAETMAGLKSATGYVRSELGARVRLRRTPEVIFVEDDSLERGTKLLSLLNQLRQDRPPEGTDADNQELTDE, encoded by the coding sequence ATGGCTACAAATCGCCGCGTTTCCCGCGTTGCTGAATTAATTAAACGGGAAGTTAGCCAAATGCTACTCAACGGTATTAAGGATGACCGTGTGGGTACAGGTATGGTAAGTGTTACCGATGTGGATGTTTCCGGTGACTTGCAACACGCTAAAATCTTCGTCAGTATTTATGGGACAGAGGAAGCTAAGGCAGAAACTATGGCAGGTTTAAAGTCAGCGACTGGTTATGTTCGCAGTGAGTTGGGTGCTAGAGTCAGGCTACGTCGCACGCCAGAAGTTATCTTTGTCGAAGATGATTCCCTTGAACGAGGTACTAAATTGCTGAGTTTATTGAACCAACTCAGGCAAGATCGTCCACCTGAAGGAACTGACGCTGATAACCAGGAATTGACTGATGAGTAA
- a CDS encoding DUF4327 family protein, with translation MSVNTVPSINYYSLDVIQDEARQLVQRGMLSRQQPIYTLCQYIPAREWVCVECELEKCDFLLRDRIGDLIGREEWDND, from the coding sequence ATGAGTGTGAATACGGTGCCTTCTATCAATTACTACTCTCTAGATGTAATTCAGGACGAAGCACGCCAACTGGTACAAAGAGGAATGTTGAGCCGTCAGCAACCAATATATACGCTCTGCCAATACATCCCAGCCAGAGAGTGGGTTTGTGTGGAATGTGAATTAGAGAAATGTGACTTTTTATTGCGCGATCGCATTGGTGATTTGATTGGTCGTGAAGAATGGGATAACGACTAG
- a CDS encoding cation diffusion facilitator family transporter has protein sequence MTYDHRAEVRKVLIITLLLNLFVMGLKAFVGYSTGSLSLLADALHSVTDSANNVLGLFASHFSSPYPDREHPYGHNKFEAVGALGIAAFLGIACFEILKGAVEKILKGGEPVTISAPELWLLLLVLGVNIFVTFYERGVGRRVGSPILIADATHTMSDVWVTIAVLGGLIGIWWLDFQWLDVVLAFPVALLVFWSGWSVLKENLPSLVDEMAIAPEAIHAIALSVSGVINCHDIASRGILGRQVFIEMHLIVDAPDVETAHRITEEVESQLEQRFSPVRILIHVEPPAYKSENISFEPRVEQIDPQC, from the coding sequence ATGACTTACGATCACCGGGCTGAAGTTAGAAAAGTTTTAATAATTACTCTTTTGCTCAATTTATTTGTAATGGGATTGAAAGCATTTGTAGGATACTCTACAGGTTCTCTCAGTCTGTTGGCTGATGCATTACATAGTGTGACGGATAGTGCTAACAATGTTTTAGGATTGTTTGCGAGTCATTTTTCTTCCCCATATCCAGATCGAGAACATCCCTATGGACACAACAAATTTGAAGCTGTGGGTGCTTTAGGGATAGCAGCTTTTTTAGGCATAGCCTGTTTTGAGATTCTCAAAGGAGCGGTGGAGAAAATTCTCAAAGGTGGTGAACCGGTGACAATATCAGCACCAGAATTGTGGTTATTACTGCTGGTGTTGGGGGTAAATATTTTTGTGACGTTTTATGAACGTGGTGTAGGTAGGAGAGTGGGTAGCCCAATTTTGATTGCAGATGCCACTCATACAATGAGTGATGTTTGGGTAACAATTGCTGTGCTTGGTGGTTTGATTGGTATTTGGTGGCTAGATTTTCAATGGCTAGATGTGGTGTTAGCTTTTCCGGTGGCTTTGTTGGTATTTTGGAGTGGTTGGTCAGTTTTAAAAGAAAATTTACCTTCGTTAGTAGATGAAATGGCGATCGCACCAGAAGCTATTCATGCGATCGCACTTTCTGTTTCTGGAGTGATAAATTGCCATGATATTGCTTCTCGTGGCATTCTCGGCCGACAAGTCTTTATAGAAATGCATTTAATAGTAGATGCACCAGATGTAGAAACTGCTCACCGGATTACCGAAGAAGTAGAAAGCCAACTAGAACAACGCTTTAGTCCAGTCAGGATTTTAATTCACGTTGAACCACCAGCATATAAATCTGAAAATATTAGCTTTGAACCGAGAGTAGAACAGATAGATCCTCAATGTTAA